A stretch of DNA from Granulicella pectinivorans:
GCGAGCACGATAGACACGTGTGCCGTTTGGTGCCACCGGAGAACAAGCTCGGCGAGCGTCAGCAAAAACGTAAGGTTGTACCAAAACGGCATCACCGTCCCCAGAACGCGAGCGATCGCGCTTGCGGCTGGCTGATGAGCACCATCCGGCAGTTTATCGAGCGTGGGGTGAATGAAAACGGCGATGGCCAGTTCACATCCAACCATCAGTCCAGCGACCATCATCGCAGCAACATCCAGGATTTCCATGATGAATTCCTCC
This window harbors:
- a CDS encoding DUF1772 domain-containing protein, with amino-acid sequence MQPQVLFLEEFIMEILDVAAMMVAGLMVGCELAIAVFIHPTLDKLPDGAHQPAASAIARVLGTVMPFWYNLTFLLTLAELVLRWHQTAHVSIVLAASASLWMLASVYSLIALVPVNNRIQSWDTSAPPADWKKYRRTWDMHHRWRTAVLTIAFGFLLVGVR